A stretch of DNA from Rhodoluna sp. KAS3:
CAGGGACTTATCAACACCGCACTAAATCTGCTGATTACTCCACTTGCTGTTTGGTTAGGGGCTTTGGCCGCTTTGGCCCTGCTAAAATAGGGGCAGGTTTTCTCTCTCCCACACACGTTAGGGGGGTCTCGTCATGGGGCGTGGCCGTCAAAAAGCTAAGCACACCAAGGTGGCTCGCGAGCTAAAGTACTTTAGCCCGAACACCGACTTGACCGCGCTTGAAAAAGAAATCGGCCACATTTCGCCTGCCAGCACTGGCTTTGCCGGCGACTCTGAGCCTGAATACGAAGACAAGTGGGCAGACCTCTACGCAGACGATTCTGACGAAGATTCAGAAGAAGCCGAAGAAGACCGCCGCTAATCTCAGCGCAGTTGGCCGCTCTTAGAGCGATGTCAAACTAATTGGTTTCGTAACCCGGTCGGCTAACCCAAGCATCTGGCTGACTCAGCAAATCACTCATCTGGGTGCCAAATTTGCCCGACACAACATCAGCCAAAGAAACGTTCTCGAGCACGCTGCGCAGTGCCACGCGCACACCAACCCAAACATCCTGCAGGTGGGTGGCTGGGCCGTTGTAATTCACGTTCTCTGGGCGCAAACCCCGCACCGCGGCCAATGGGCCATCGAGCACACGGATAACCTCGGCCAGGCTGATTTTCTCAGGACTGCGGCTTAGTCGATAACCACCAACGGCTCCGCGCTGGCTGATGATGAATCCGGCGTGACGAAGCTCGGTAAGGATTCCCTCAAGGAACTTGATCGGGATGGATTGCGATTTGGCAATGGCGTCACCCTTAACCAATCCGGTTGGGTCGGCGGCGTAAGACTCGGCCAAAAAGAGCAGCGCTCTCATTCCGTAGTCAACCTTTGCCGATACCTGCATGCCTCTATCCAATCAGGTTTTGGGCTTTGAAACATTACGTCACGAATGAGCAGCAAAAGAAATCTCGGGCTAATCTCTACAAAAGCACTAGAGAAAGTAGTAATTGATGCGCAAGCGTAACCGGCAACGTAAAAAGTTAGGTCAGCTTGCCGGCGCTATCTTGGCAGTCATTGCTATTGGTTCGGCTCTGTTCTCAGCTATCCCAACCTCAAACCCAGATGCCAAGAATTCAGAGTTTCCGTCAGTGATTCGAATTGGCTACTTTGCCAACATCACTCACGCACCGGCACTTATTGCCGTGCAGGAACAGTACTTCGAGAAGTACCTACCTGACACCGAGATTCAATACTTTGTTTTCCCGTCAGGATCCGCGGCCGTCGAGGCCTTTAAAGGCGGTGCCCTGGACATCAGCTACGTTGGCCCAAACCCCGCCATCAACGGGTTTGTAACTACCAACGGAAGCCTGCTCAGAATTGTGTCTGGGGCAACTTCTGGTGGCGCGCAATTTGTAGTGCAGCCGGGCGTAACCGAGTCAAACCTTGCCGGCAAGAACTTTGCCACCCCTGGCCTGGGCGGCACCCAGGATGTTGCACTGCGTAGCTACCTTAGCGACAATGGCTTGAGCTTTGATGTGGGCGGCGATGTTGCCATTACCCCTTCGGACAACGCGGCCACACTATCGCTGTTTCAAAAGGGTGACATCGATGGCGCTTGGGTGCCGGAGCCTTGGGCTTCAAGATTGGTACTCGAGGGCGGCGGCAAAGTCTTGGTCAACGAGGCAGACCTTTGGGCGAATGGCGCCTTTGCCACCACGCTAATTGCCGCGACCTCTAGCTTCAGCGCTGAGTATCCGGCAGCGGTCGAGGCGGTACTCGAAGCCAACCTCGATGCACTGCAGCTTATCGAAAACGCGCCCGAAGAGGCCAAGTTGCTAAGCCAACAAGAAATTGCCCGCCAGACCGGCAAGACCTTGGGCGTTGAAACCTTGGACCGAGCCTGGAGCAACCTCAAATTTGGCTACGACCCACTGGCTTTGACCCTGCAAAAAAGTGCCGATGACGCCGTAAAAGTGGACATGCTGAAACTTGGCAGCACCGGACTAAAGGGCATTTACGACCTTCTACCGCTAAACAATTTGGTGGCCCGCCGAGGGCTGCCGACCGCAGACGCTGCTGGGTTAGGAAGCTAATGAGCGAACCAATTCTAAAAATCCGAAACCTCACCAAGAGGTTTAGCCAGAATGGCCCGGTGGTCATAGACGACTTCAACCTTGACCTACACGAAGGCGAGTTTGTGTCACTGGTTGGTGCATCCGGTTGCGGTAAATCAACTCTGCTAAACATTTTGACCGGTCTGGACGCCCCGACTTCGGGCACCATCGAATCAAAATACGCCGCCAGCCTGATGTTTCAGGAGCACGCGCTGCTGCCTTGGCTGACCGCCGGAGAAAACATCGAGCTGGCCCTAAAGCTAAGCGATGCGCCTGAAGTGAAAAGACTTGACGCTGATGGTCGCGAGGCCCGGGCTCAGGACCTTCTGGAATTGGTTCACCTTCCACACGCATTTGACCTCAGACCACACGAACTCTCGGGTGGCATGCGCCAGCGCGTTGCCATTGCCCGCGCACTTGCACAGGGCCGCAAGGTTTTGCTGATGGACGAGCCGTTTGCAGCCCTAGATGCCATCACCCGCGACTTTCTGCACGACGAGTTGATTCGAATCTGGCAAGAGACCGGCCTGGCCGTAATTTTTGTTACACACAACGTGCGCGAGGCCGTGCGACTCGGTCAGCGCGTCATTCTGATGAGCTCGAAGCCTGGCCGCATCATCCGCGAATGGCCGATTAAGTACGCCCAGCCAAGACGCATCGAGTCAAACACCGTGGCCCAAATTTCTGCAGTGATCACCGATGAACTTCGTAAGGAGATTCGCCGCCATGCCTAATTTTGAACACATCGATATCGACATCGAGCTAGAAGAGAAACAGCGCAAAGCTGACCTTGCGGCAATGTCTGCTGGCCTCGACGCACTCGAGACCAACGCCAGCCAAAAGGGCGGCCGACGCAAGCGTCTACTCAAGGCATTTGCCCCACTGGTTGCCGTGGCCATTGTTTTTGTAATTTGGGAAATTGCGGTTTTGCTCAAGTTGCAGCCGGACTACATTTTGCCGTCACCGGCCCAGGTATTTGCCTCACTGGTTGACCAGGCGCAACAGGGGCTGCTGTTTCCTTCAGCACTCAACAGCCTTCGTCGCGGTGTTCAGGGCTTTGCAATTTCACTCGTGATTGCCCTGCCGATTGGCCTTGCCTTAGGTCTAAACCCAACGCTTCGCGCCATTGCCCGCCCACTGCTTACCGGCTTGCAGCAATTGCCATCGGTGGCGTGGGTGCCGGCAGCCATCATCTGGTTTGGGCTTTCAGACGCCACTATTTTTGCCGTGGTCCTGCTCGGCGCTGTTCCATCCATCGCCAACGGCCTCATCTCAGGTATCGATCAGATTCCACCGATTTACCTGCGCGCCGGCAAGGTTTTGGGCGCCAAGGGCTTCAACAGCATTTACCACATCGTCATCCCGGGCGCATGGCCGGGCTTCTTGGGCGGCCTTGAACAGGGATGGGCTTTTGCCTGGCGTTCACTGATGGCCGCAGAGTTGATTGCCATTGCGCCATCACTCGGACCTGGCCTCGGACTAATGCTCGACACCGGTCGCCAGCTTGGCGACATGTCTTTGGTGCTCGGCTCAATTATCACGATTATGGCCGTGGGTGTTTTGATCGAGCGTCTAGTCTTTGCACCGGTTCGCCAGCGAACCCTGCGTAACCGCGGGCTTATCGGTCGCTAAGCGTTTGAGATGCTGACCTGCTCTTCGCGGTCAACAACCTTAACGCGCTCACGCTCTACGTGCGAGGTGTCGGCTGCACCCAGAGCAATCTCGTGCTCGTTCAGCTTTAGCCAACCTGCCCAGGTGGTGTAATCAACGCCGCGGGCCTTTAGCTCAGCCAAGACGGCATCGGTGTCAGCAACCGCCGGGTCAACCAACTTGTCAACGTCAGCAACCAGGTTTTCAATGGTCTCAGTCGCGTCACTCTTGGTGTGGCCAATTAGACCAACCGGGCCACGCTTGATCCAACCGGTAGCGTATAGGCCTTCAACCTGTGAACCATCTTCGTCGACAACGCGGCCGCCCTGGTTACGAATCACACCGTACTTGTCGTCGAATGGAACCTCTGGCAGCTCGCTACCGAAATAGCCGATGGCACGGTAAACCGCCTGAACTGGGAACTCGACAAACTGGCCG
This window harbors:
- a CDS encoding Rrf2 family transcriptional regulator, which produces MQVSAKVDYGMRALLFLAESYAADPTGLVKGDAIAKSQSIPIKFLEGILTELRHAGFIISQRGAVGGYRLSRSPEKISLAEVIRVLDGPLAAVRGLRPENVNYNGPATHLQDVWVGVRVALRSVLENVSLADVVSGKFGTQMSDLLSQPDAWVSRPGYETN
- a CDS encoding ABC transporter permease, with product MPNFEHIDIDIELEEKQRKADLAAMSAGLDALETNASQKGGRRKRLLKAFAPLVAVAIVFVIWEIAVLLKLQPDYILPSPAQVFASLVDQAQQGLLFPSALNSLRRGVQGFAISLVIALPIGLALGLNPTLRAIARPLLTGLQQLPSVAWVPAAIIWFGLSDATIFAVVLLGAVPSIANGLISGIDQIPPIYLRAGKVLGAKGFNSIYHIVIPGAWPGFLGGLEQGWAFAWRSLMAAELIAIAPSLGPGLGLMLDTGRQLGDMSLVLGSIITIMAVGVLIERLVFAPVRQRTLRNRGLIGR
- a CDS encoding DUF3073 domain-containing protein; protein product: MGRGRQKAKHTKVARELKYFSPNTDLTALEKEIGHISPASTGFAGDSEPEYEDKWADLYADDSDEDSEEAEEDRR
- a CDS encoding ABC transporter ATP-binding protein, with the translated sequence MSEPILKIRNLTKRFSQNGPVVIDDFNLDLHEGEFVSLVGASGCGKSTLLNILTGLDAPTSGTIESKYAASLMFQEHALLPWLTAGENIELALKLSDAPEVKRLDADGREARAQDLLELVHLPHAFDLRPHELSGGMRQRVAIARALAQGRKVLLMDEPFAALDAITRDFLHDELIRIWQETGLAVIFVTHNVREAVRLGQRVILMSSKPGRIIREWPIKYAQPRRIESNTVAQISAVITDELRKEIRRHA
- a CDS encoding ABC transporter substrate-binding protein; the protein is MRKRNRQRKKLGQLAGAILAVIAIGSALFSAIPTSNPDAKNSEFPSVIRIGYFANITHAPALIAVQEQYFEKYLPDTEIQYFVFPSGSAAVEAFKGGALDISYVGPNPAINGFVTTNGSLLRIVSGATSGGAQFVVQPGVTESNLAGKNFATPGLGGTQDVALRSYLSDNGLSFDVGGDVAITPSDNAATLSLFQKGDIDGAWVPEPWASRLVLEGGGKVLVNEADLWANGAFATTLIAATSSFSAEYPAAVEAVLEANLDALQLIENAPEEAKLLSQQEIARQTGKTLGVETLDRAWSNLKFGYDPLALTLQKSADDAVKVDMLKLGSTGLKGIYDLLPLNNLVARRGLPTADAAGLGS